One genomic window of Dermacentor andersoni chromosome 8, qqDerAnde1_hic_scaffold, whole genome shotgun sequence includes the following:
- the LOC129386812 gene encoding uncharacterized protein isoform X3 codes for MQCSLPQADKSVGGCFKAWSESRSVQTTKTMEQLSSASASRLSFPLGTARCDKLKQGRLHQCQLCGCETDELSRLETHASVHTGKKPFQCPSCSPSLSQQAYLKEHLPTHVGEKPYQCPSCSRSFSQERHLMTHLFTHTEKPFQCPSCSRTFSTRAGLNCHLPTHTQEKPFQCPSCSRSFSRERRFMTHLSTHTEKPIQCPSCSKSFSEKDKLRSHLRTHTGEKPFQCPTCSRSFSKNSNLVTHLRVHTGEKPYQCPSCSKSFSYKVSLMQHLRTHTGEKPFQCPSCLQSFSVKGSMKSHLRTHTGEKPYQCTSCFQSFTRKSRLNEHLRTHTGEKQPHQCPSCSQSFSHKTRLNEHLRIHTGEKPFQCPTCLQSFSVKSHLNEHLRTHTGEKPYQCTSCFRSFTRKSYLSAHLHTHTGEKPYQCTSCFRSFTRKGHLNEHLRTHTGEKPYQCTSCFRSFTRKGHLNEHLRTHTGEKPFQCP; via the coding sequence caTCGAGGCTTTCTTTTCCTCTGGGAACTGCCAGATGTGACAAATTGAAGCAGGGACGCCTCCACCAATGTCAATTATGTGGCTGTGAGACTGATGAACTGTCTCGCCTGGAAACACATGCTAGCGTCCATACTGgcaagaagccatttcagtgcccttcatgctctccgAGTTTGTCACAACAAGCCTACCTGAAAGAGCACCTGCCCACCCACgtaggcgagaagccatatcagtgtccttcatgctctcggagttTCTCACAAGAGAGACACCTTATGACACACTTGTTCACCCACAcagagaagccatttcagtgcccttcatgctctcggaccTTCTCAACGAGGGCCGGCCTGAACTGCCACCTGCCCACCCACACACaggagaagccatttcagtgcccttcatgttCTCGGAGTTTCTCACGAGAGAGACGCTTTATGACACACCTGAGCACCCACACAGAAAAGCcaattcagtgcccttcatgctcgaAGAGCTTCTCAGAAAAGGACAAACTTAGGAGCCACctacgcacccacacaggtgaaaagccatttcagtgccctacatgctctcggagcttctcaaaaaACTCCAACCTTGTGACCCACCTGCGCGTCCACACtggtgagaagccatatcagtgcccttcatgctcgaAGAGCTTCTCATATAAGGTCAGCCTTATGCAGCACctacgcacccacacaggtgagaagccatttcaatgcccctcatgccttcagagcttctcAGTAAAGGGCAGCATGAAatcccacctgcgcacccacacaggcgagaagccatatcagtgtaCTTCATGCTTTCAGAGTTTCACGCGAAAGAGCCGCCTGAAcgaacacctgcgcacccacacaggcgagaagcagccacatcagtgcccttcatgctctcagagcttctcgcaTAAGACCCGCCTGAACGAACACCTGCGTatccacacaggtgagaagccatttcagtgccctacatgccttcagagcttctcAGTAAAGAGCCACCTGAAcgaacacctgcgcacccacacaggcgagaagccatatcagtgcacTTCATGCTTTCGGAGTTTCACGCGAAAGAGCTACCTGAGCGCacacctgcacacccacacaggcgagaagccatatcagtgcacTTCATGCTTTCGGAGTTTCACGCGAAAGGGACACCTGAAcgaacacctgcgcacccacacaggcgagaagccatatcagtgcacTTCATGCTTTCGGAGTTTCACGCGAAAGGGACACCTGAAcgaacacctgcgcacccacacaggggagaagccatttcagtgcccttaa